The Sporosarcina sp. 6E9 genome segment TGCAACGATCGCTTCATTATTTGGAACTACGCCCGCTACATTGAATGCATGCTCGAACATAGCGCCAAATGGGGCCAAGGAACCTTGCAAGATACCTGCCCCTGCAGCAATTACTAGGAACCCAACAAATGTTTTTGTTGTTCCTTTTAATGTATCTGATATGTTTTTCCGTTGTGCAATGAGACCAATCAACGCGATTAACGCGACTAGAATTGCAGGTTGACTTAATATATCAACTAATACACTGAGAAAATTATTCATAATCCATTACTCCCTTTAGGAATTTAAATTTTTCCTTTATCTTTCATTACTTGTGTTACTTTTTCACGTAGCTCATCCATGTCGATAATACTTTCGAGAACGATAACCTCACCTAAATGAGATCCGCCTTCCGCAATATCCTTTGCAAGGAAAAACACATCTGCGTCACCTGGTGCTGCTGAACTTAGATCTGAATGATTCACTTCTACATCTGTGATGCCTAATTCGCTTAAAATTGTATTAATGTTCATTTCCACCATAAAACTTGTTCCTAAACCTGACCCACATACTGTTAAAATTTTCATGATTAATCTTCTCCCTTTTTTATAATTTCAATTACTTCTTCAGCTGTTTTTGCATCCTTCAATGTTTGAAGCTTCTTATCATCTGCCAACACTTTCGTTAAATGCGCGAGCGCTTTCAAATGGGCTTCATTATCAACCGCGGCGATGCAAATAAATATGTCGATTGCATGCTCTTCTTTATCCAAAAGCAATACTGGCGAAGTTGTCCGAAGAAAGGACATACCGACACTCTTTACACCGGTTTCTGGTCTTGCATGTGGAATAGCGATTCCTTTTCCAACATGGATGTATGCGCCTAGTTCTTCTACATTACTGATCATTGCATCGACATAGCTTGTTTCAATTTTATCGTCTTCAAGTAATGGTTTGGATGCTTTTGTTATCGCATCTCTCCATGCTAATTTTTCACTGGTAAACTGAATCATATCTTTAGTTAATAGCTCTGATAGCATTGGTGCATATCTCCCTTTATCTGTGTTTTGTGAATGCAATAAATTAACAAGTTCCGAATATAACTTTTCATCTTCTTTGATATCAGCATATTTACGTACAACTGACATAACCTGTTCAACGGAGACTTGATTGAAATCCATTTGTGGAAAATCTGATGCAACCGCCTGAAATAAATAATTTTTCTCAACTTGTGACAATAAAGGCTTTACAATATAAACCGGTTTTATTGATGAAACATCAACAGTCGAAAAAATTAAATCATAGCTTGATGTAGGTATTTCCGAAATTTCTCCGATGGTGTGAACACTGGATAACATAATCTCCGGAAACATTTCGTTTAGCTGCGCCTTTAACATAAGTGATGAGCTGATTCCATTTGTGCAAGCAATGATCGCATGTATTTTTTCTGGTTTATATCTTTTATTCCTGCCAAGATAACCGCCGAAATGAAGGGTAAAAAAACCGATTTCGTCATCGCTTATCACTTGTCCAGTCCACATGCTTAATGGAGATAACGCTTGTTTGACAAACTGGAATAACTCCCGATACTCTTCTTGAATCCGCGCTGTCAATGGATTGCTTAACGGTATTCTAAATGCGATTCTAAAGAACGCCGGTACCAAGTGGTTGTACAAGCTTTGTTTCAAAAAGCTTTTGTTTTCAATCGGCAATAAAGTGATTCGTTCAAACTCTTCAATGATACGATTCGCCAAATCTTCAAGCGATGTGTTTTCATCACGGGAAACTTCTTGTTGTGAAATAAGCAACTGGATTGTTACGTAATAGCTTTCCAATTCACCGGCTTCGCTAAATAAGTATTCCGCCAGCTTTTTCCCATGTTTATAGAGATTCTGTCTTTCGATGATTTGCTTTTCATATTCCTTAAAAAGTAATTCATCGCTTTTATTTCTTGCTCGAATGAAAGTAAGTCTTGTAATCATTTCTTTCTTTCGGCTATTAACCAACTGAATTTCATTTTCCGCTAAATAGTCGATAACGATTCTGTTCGTCGTTACCAAGTAATCATCTAACTTCCATTTCCTAAGCGCCAAAATGAGTATTTCCTTGCCTAATGCTTGGGATAATAGTGTGTCGATGCAATAGGAAGCCAATCTTCGTTTATCATATTCAGCCCCAACAAGGTGATAGCCATCAGCTCTTGTATATACCACTTCGATATCCCAACTGCTGCATAATTCCCTTACTCGTTTAACATCAGCCAGTGCCGTATTTCTGCTTACACCCAGTAGTAATTGATAATGGAAGTTCGAAATCGCTTCCTTGCGAATAAAGGTGTATAAGTAAATCAAAAATACTCTATCCTGTTCGGAAATGACAAAGAGATTTGGATCAATATCCAGAAGCAACCCAGATTTGGTAGCATCTCTTAACTTTTCATTTACTACGAATACATTATCTTCAATAACAATCCGTTGAAAATCCAAGTTTTCCAATGCATTATTGATCTTGTCCAAATCAGTCTGAAATTGTCTCTCCGAGATATTCAGCTTTCGCATCACTTCAGATTTGGTGATATTTTCATACATTGTGACTTCTTTCAAGAGTGCATATGATCTTTGGTCAAACACCAGCAACCCTCCCTCATCACTTCCTGCTTTCATTGTAAAACGCTTTCATACCTAATTCAATGCTATTTGAACCCAATCTCCGTCACAGATTTTGACTTACATTGTACTCATGCTCGAAATCCATTTTCAGGGGTTAATTGTGGCGGTACCTGTGCAAGGTTCATTTATGACAATTCACGGCTTCGTATAAAAACTCTTAAAGTCTGATTACGTACCTGTAGAATCGGGTTACTTGTTTGGTTTTATGCAATTGTAGTGTATTGTCGAAATAGTTTCTTGCACAGGTACCTAAAACTTATGAGGATATTTTCAGGAATTTGGAAATTATAACCCATAACCTATGAACTGAGGTATACTCAATTCATAGGTTAGGAGGGGATGAAAAGTTTGGTAAACTCTATGTATTGTCCCGAGTGCGGGAAGGAATTAAATGAAAGTGAAAAGTTTTGTGGAAATTGCGAAAAGCAAACTAGCGCAGTAGAATCGGACTTAACTCAAATACCCGAAAATGTACAGAATGACAATCTGTTGAGCGCATTTGTAGGGGAAAAGAAACAGGCGTATTATTTTGGGAAATGGCACCCAGATAATAAGAGACCCATTAACTGGGCTGCAGTTTTCGCTACTTTCTTTTGGTTAGGCTATCGAAAAATGTACAAAGTTATTGCATACATATTATTGATATTTATTGCAATCGATATTGTCATCTTGGTCACTGGAATAGATGGGGGCCCTATTAATAACTATATTGGTTTGGGTGTAGCAGTGACATTGGGTATAGCCGGAAATGGTATATATAAGAACCATGCTCAAAAAGAAATCGAAAAGTTGCAAACGGAATACTCAGGTGAACAGCTATTAGAAAAAGTAAAACAACGTGGCGGGACTAGTTGGGGTGGGTTTTGGATAGCAATTCTGTTATTTAGTGGTTATATATTAATAAGTATTGCACTGGAAATGCTAGCGTATCTATTTTTAGGTTAATCATGTATAAGGAAGGAAGCCGACAAGATAATCACTTGGCAGCTTCCTTTTTTTAGTCCCGTCAAGGTACCCTTCCAAGGTACCTGTGCACGGTGCAATTATGACAATTCACGAATTTGGATATAAAGCCAAAGGGATATCGACAAAGTGTTATGTGGCGATATCCCTTTCTTGATTTATGCAATTGTAGTGTATAATCTGAATAGTGTCTTGCACAGGTACCTATTAAATACGGTTGACGACTTGTTGGCCTTTGTAGAATACTTTCTTGATTTTTTCGACGTCGGTAATTTCTAAACCTGGAATTCCTTCGGCTACTAAAAGGTTCGCTTCCATTCCTACTTCGATTTTCCCAAAGTGTTTTTCTTTTCCTAGGATTTCAGCGGGATTTGCTGTGAGTACTGCTAGGATTTCGTTTTCGTTGTAATGCTGCTTTTTTAACAGGTGCATAGCTGGTTGGGCGATTAACATGAGTTCTTTGGGTCCTTTTAGTTCAGTGTCTTGAAAAGGCAGCCATGAGGTTCCTTGAAATGGTGGTAAATATGAATCGGTTGAAATTGATACAGGAATTTTATTGTCCATTAGCTTCAATATATCTCCGGGCGAGTTTGGCATGAGGTGAGTTCCTCCGATTGGTGTCGCTACAACTCTCACTTTTTGCTCTGAAACCTTTTCAATTAACGCGTCTGAAATGCCGTGCGCATGGTGTAAAACATCGAAACCTGCTTCTAATGCCATGTCGATTGCTTCTTCTCCAGCGACATGTGTGCCAATTTGTTTCCCTGACTGATGGTAGATGTCGACGATTTTCTTCAATTCTTCTAGTGTATAAACAATTTCTCCAGCTCTCGGTACTTCATTCGCAGTAAAATTGGCTGGTGTTGCGTTGATAAATATATTTTCTCCGGGATAGTCGCTTGCTTGTGCGATCAATCGGACCAATGATAAATCGTTCAAAGTTTTTCTATCTATGCTTTTAGATTGTGTGAGTGCACTAAAATGGGTTAATTCGTCAAAGCCAATTGAAATGCTTGTCGTGGCAAATGAAATATCAATCGGCATATCTTTAATCGCATTTCGATAATCATTCACTGAGAAATCGCATTGTGGATGACCACAAATTTGTTCACCCAGCGCAGTGATTCCCGAAGATAACGCATCGAAAAGAAGTTCCTTTCCCGCTACGAAGTGATTTATGGGCGCATCAGGATAAAGTGAGGTTGGTGCAAATTCTAATAAATGCGTATGGCAATCAACTAAAGAAGGCGTTATGACGAAATCCGAGCAATCGATTAACTTTATAGCAGGATATTTTTTCTCCAGCCTATCCCAAGTGCCTACATCAATAATCTTTCCTTCTTCGACAACGACAGCACCATTTTCAATTGTCCCTAAGTGACTAACAGTGACAATCTTTTTTCCGCAAAGCATATATTTCCCCATCATTAATTCACCAAGAATGGCGTTAATAGAACCGCTAATGTCCAAGCAGTTGCAAATCGGATAATCATTCCGACGACTGCTGCTTTTACAACTTCCTTTTCATTTAAATCCGATGATTCCGCCCAGGTTGCAGGCACTTGACCAAAAATGACCGACAATGGAAGGCCTGAATTCGCTAGCACGAATGAACCTACAATCAATTTTGGATCAACGGTACTTGCCAGCTCGGATAATTGCGCGACTGCGAGTGTAGGTGCGGCAAGGATTGAAACGATTCCAGTGGATGGTTCGATGCTCATTAAGGTTAATATCGTTGTTAACCCAGATTGAATTGCGTCCCAAATACCAAAGAATTTCAAAGCGCCAATGAAGAAAAACACTGCCGCGACTGCCGGGATAATAATTAAGAAAAGTAACTCGGCACCTTCTTTTGATGAGGAAAATATTGTTTGCAGGAACCTCGTTTTGGGTGTGAAACGGGGCAACTCCTTTAATGCGACACGCTTTGTATCTCGATATATTGTAACGGATAACAGATATGGAACAAGGATAATCGGCAGAAAAATTGCGAAGAATATAAGTGGAAATGCATTAATATTGAAGACAGCTAATGCGATAAGACCTAATACGAGCGTTGCAAAAGATTGCGGCGATTGAATCATCGTAGCAACAGCTATTTTCTGTTCGGATTTTGTCGCTTTCGCTTTCACCAAAATAGGCCCTGCTATTTTCCCAGCGGCATTGATATCTCCAAGAATGTTATAAGCACTTGGAACGATAACGGCAGGATTAATGTTAAGCCATTTCATCACGGGGACAAAAATTCGAATTAAACCGTCCGTAAATCCTAATCGCTCCAAAGTACGGCCAAAAATGACACTGACAATAATAGCAATTCCCACTTCACTCGTTAAAAAAATATCAACGACAACCGGCTTGACTTCCGCTATCACCGTGTTGAAAAAGTTTGCCAATGAATTAGGATTGAATATTAAAATCATTAATGATCCAGCAACTAGGAGTATTCCAATCACTTCAAAGGGTTGCCATTTTTCTCTAGTCTTCTTTTTCTCAGGTAATGAAGCTTGTTCTTTTTTCAAAATATAAATCCCCCTCTCTATTTCTACATTATGTGAAAATAAGGGGTTGTGTGTTTGTCTTGGATGGATAGTT includes the following:
- a CDS encoding PTS sugar transporter subunit IIB, which produces MKILTVCGSGLGTSFMVEMNINTILSELGITDVEVNHSDLSSAAPGDADVFFLAKDIAEGGSHLGEVIVLESIIDMDELREKVTQVMKDKGKI
- a CDS encoding BglG family transcription antiterminator — its product is MFDQRSYALLKEVTMYENITKSEVMRKLNISERQFQTDLDKINNALENLDFQRIVIEDNVFVVNEKLRDATKSGLLLDIDPNLFVISEQDRVFLIYLYTFIRKEAISNFHYQLLLGVSRNTALADVKRVRELCSSWDIEVVYTRADGYHLVGAEYDKRRLASYCIDTLLSQALGKEILILALRKWKLDDYLVTTNRIVIDYLAENEIQLVNSRKKEMITRLTFIRARNKSDELLFKEYEKQIIERQNLYKHGKKLAEYLFSEAGELESYYVTIQLLISQQEVSRDENTSLEDLANRIIEEFERITLLPIENKSFLKQSLYNHLVPAFFRIAFRIPLSNPLTARIQEEYRELFQFVKQALSPLSMWTGQVISDDEIGFFTLHFGGYLGRNKRYKPEKIHAIIACTNGISSSLMLKAQLNEMFPEIMLSSVHTIGEISEIPTSSYDLIFSTVDVSSIKPVYIVKPLLSQVEKNYLFQAVASDFPQMDFNQVSVEQVMSVVRKYADIKEDEKLYSELVNLLHSQNTDKGRYAPMLSELLTKDMIQFTSEKLAWRDAITKASKPLLEDDKIETSYVDAMISNVEELGAYIHVGKGIAIPHARPETGVKSVGMSFLRTTSPVLLLDKEEHAIDIFICIAAVDNEAHLKALAHLTKVLADDKKLQTLKDAKTAEEVIEIIKKGED
- a CDS encoding zinc ribbon domain-containing protein; amino-acid sequence: MKSLVNSMYCPECGKELNESEKFCGNCEKQTSAVESDLTQIPENVQNDNLLSAFVGEKKQAYYFGKWHPDNKRPINWAAVFATFFWLGYRKMYKVIAYILLIFIAIDIVILVTGIDGGPINNYIGLGVAVTLGIAGNGIYKNHAQKEIEKLQTEYSGEQLLEKVKQRGGTSWGGFWIAILLFSGYILISIALEMLAYLFLG
- a CDS encoding amidohydrolase family protein, coding for MDISGSINAILGELMMGKYMLCGKKIVTVSHLGTIENGAVVVEEGKIIDVGTWDRLEKKYPAIKLIDCSDFVITPSLVDCHTHLLEFAPTSLYPDAPINHFVAGKELLFDALSSGITALGEQICGHPQCDFSVNDYRNAIKDMPIDISFATTSISIGFDELTHFSALTQSKSIDRKTLNDLSLVRLIAQASDYPGENIFINATPANFTANEVPRAGEIVYTLEELKKIVDIYHQSGKQIGTHVAGEEAIDMALEAGFDVLHHAHGISDALIEKVSEQKVRVVATPIGGTHLMPNSPGDILKLMDNKIPVSISTDSYLPPFQGTSWLPFQDTELKGPKELMLIAQPAMHLLKKQHYNENEILAVLTANPAEILGKEKHFGKIEVGMEANLLVAEGIPGLEITDVEKIKKVFYKGQQVVNRI